AGACCACAAAATGACGGCCCGGGTTTCAATTATGGTGAGATATCCGGGCTAGGCCTGCGGCATGTCAATGTCCCGGTGTTATGCGCCGGGTGCCTTCACCCGGACACCCATCAGTTTTGTCCGGAGGGGAACCTCCCGGTTTCATGGCGTAGGAGTCCGGAACACGGACACAAATGGAGTCAATCACACCAGATTCAAGGGGTATTATTAGAATCCAGTTTTGGTTGGAAAACTGTCGGGGTGTGAACACAATATATTGGTCACTGTTGCGTTCAAGCCGAAGATGTTTGGGTGACAGATTTTTCCACGCCGCCAAAAGGGCCTCTTCCGCCTGTCCGGGCTCAAGTGCATAATACAACTCCAGCAGTTCCTGCTTTCCCGGTCCCTCGGCCCTCCAGTAGTGCTCCCAGCGCTCCGTCCCCGAATAAATCAACCCCCCGCCAAAACCAATCCCGACAAGCAGCATGCAAAGGCAGAGTCGGTTCACATAGGGCATGATGTGTCTGGCTGTTTGTGTCTTGGAAAAGAAGTGCCAGAACAGGGCCACGGATGACACGGTCACGGCACATGCAAAGGCCGGAAAAATGTCCCTAAACACCGATGTGTAGTCAATCTGGGTCCATTCGGAAAAGAAAGAGCGCATTTGAACTCCTCCCGGACAAGATCACATGCGGCTAAACTCAATCCCTTTTTCGCGCGGGCCGCGTCAGCACCAGCAGGATGACCACCCCTCCCAGGCTAATCCAGAACCCCGCGCGCACGGACAGGGGCCGGAACTCGAAGACAACCTCGTGCGCGCCCTCGCCGACCTCGACCCCGCGGAACAGCCCGTCCACGGGCACCATCACGGCGGGCTCTCCGTCCACGGTGGCCCGCCATCCCGGATACCAGGCATCCGCCAGCACAAGAACGCCGGGACGGGTCTGTCCTGTGCGCACGGCCACGCGGTTGCTGCGCTCCGGCGGGATGATGACCGCTTCGGCGGCGGGTCCGCCGTCCTTGTCGGGCAGTTGCCCGCCCTCGATTTGGGGCAGTCCGTCCATTTTCAGGAGGTCTGGGTTGAACCGGTCCACCCGGCGTCCGGCGTAAATCATGCGCGCCCTGGGTTTGGCGGCCAAATCCCGGAGGAGTATCGCGCCGGAGGGAAAGACCTCCTGGATGTTCAGGGTGGGCCGCAGCGCGGCGTAGGCGCCCTGGATGTCCTGGCGGGTCAGAAGCAGCGCCCCGGCCGCCCCCCGGCGCATGATGGCCGGATTCCCCTCCGCGGCGTCCATGAACTGCCGGTAGCGGCGCAGCGTAATCCCGGCGGGGTTGTGCACCTGCGGGATCCCGTGCGCGGCGAGGGGCCATGCCTTGAGCGCCCCGCTCCCCGCCACGCGGGACTCCGCCTCGCGCAGGGCCGCGATGAAGGTCGTGCCGGGGAACACCGACGCGGCGGGGGTGAAATGGCGGACCGGTCCCAGTGCCCACAGGCCGGAGAGGAGGACCGCAAGGCACAGTCCGTAGCCCAGCAGCTTCGGCGAGGGCCGCACCGCCGTGGCCACCACCAGCGCGGCCACCGCCAGGGCGCACAGCAGCGCCGCCCACACCGCCGGCCCCGCCGTCATGCCGCGCATGCGCAGGGAAAGGCCGCCGGCGAGGACGAAGACCGCGAGCAAAACGCCCAGGGCCATGAAAAAGCGCCGCAGGGCCGCCTTGCAGCCCGCCGCGTCCAGATGAATCCACTCTTCGGCGGCGGCGGCGGCGAGAAAGGCCCAGGCCAGCGCCCAGGGAACCAGAAAATGCTCCGAGCGGGGCAGGGGCAGCCCGTGCCCGGACTCCAGAAGACGCCCGATGCACAGGGGAATCAGCAGAAAGAGGCCGGACGCCGCCAGCAGGGTTTCCAGCAGCCGGCGGCGGCGTTTCCCGGCATGCGGCCGCACGGCAAACCACAGGGAGGACAGCAGGGCGGCCACCATCCCCGGATGCAGGAACTGGACGGCCCGCGCGGGGGTGTCCGCGTGGGTGCGCAGGGGCGCGAGGAGGAAGGCGGAAAGGTCCGCGGCGGGCAGGGTCCCAAAAGAGCTGGCCATCGTGGGCAGGCTTTCGCTGCGGTACTCGACATACGGCAGCCACTGCACGGCGACCAGGGCCAGGCACAGGACTGTGGCCCCCGCCAGTCCGGCGTAGACCCCGGTGACGGAGCGGATGTGCCGGGTCCGCAGGCGGTACGCCACGGGCAGCACCAGCAGGAAGAGGAGAACAGCGGTCAGAGTCTCCGGCGAACCGCCCAGGGCGATAAGCGCCAGCACCCCGCCCAGACGCGGCCACGCGCCGGGACTGCCCACCAGCAGACATTGCGTCCAAAAAAGGACCAGGGGGAACCAGGGCATCGCGTCGGCGATGGGCTCCGCCGACAGACCCAGAAGGGGGGCGCCGGACTGGTAGGCGATCCCCACCAGCAGGGCGAAGGGGGGGGCCAGCGCCAGCCGCCGCGCCGCATAATAGGCCATCCAGCCCGCCACCATCAGTTTCAGCAGGATGGACAGGGAAAAGGCCGTTGTGAGGGGCAGAAAGAAGAGGTAAAAGGGCAGGGAAAACGGCGAGAGCACCCGCGTCCGCCACACGGCGAAAAAGGGCGCCCCGAAACCCTCGTGAGGGTTCCACAGGGGCAGTTCGCGCGACTGGACGGCGCGCCGCAGGTGTGCGTGCCAGGGGTAATGCCGCTGCGCGGTGACGCCGATTTCCCCGGCGCTTCCGGCCCCCGTGCCGGGGGTCCGCGCCTCGGACCACGGGGCGAGGCCCAGCAGCCCGTCCATCTCCACCGGCACCCCGCCCCGCCACGGAAAGGGCGCGACAAAAAGCAGGGCCGACGCCGCGAGCAGCGCCGCGCAAGCCCAGTTTTCCAGGCGGAGGTGTTTCGGTGTCAGCACGCCTTCAGGTTCCCGTTTCTTTCGCCGTCCTTCGCTCAAAAAGACAGTATAGCGAATGGGGCCGCCGGAGCGCACCTGCGGCAGTGAAAACATATTTCAAAATGCGGTGACAATCTATGCAACAGTGCCCCGTTGCGTCATTCCGGTTTTTTCGCGCTCTTTGGCCTGGGCGCGGAGAACGGGCCCGTATGCGCGAAAAACACCGGAATCCAGTCTTAAAAACTCAGGCTGTCCGGTCGCGCCCCCTGGATTCCGGTCTTTTCCGCTCTGACCTTCGCAGAAAAACCGGAATGATGGGGATCGCGGCATTTTCTGTGAGTGGAGAACATGGAATATGGCAGTATTCGAGGTGTTCGCCCTGGTATCTGCGGACGGTGGCTGGGAATCCGCCGGGGCGCTGTGGCACAATACGGGCCTTGCAGGGCGTACCATTCAACCACCGTTTCATGCGGCACAGCACGGGAGACATGCCATGGCAGACCAGGACCTCAAGAAAATGTACCGCACCCGGACCGAGGGAAATTTCCCGGAAACCGTCGAGATTCTCGGGCGCGCCTATGAAAAGGTGGACGACTTGCGCTACGGCACCAACCCGCACCAGCCGGCCGCGTTTTACCGGCCCGCCGGGGCGGAGGGCCTGGTCCTCGGCGCGCACAAGACGCTGAAAACGGGCAAGGGCGGCCTCTCCCAGACCAATCTGGAGGACATGCAGCACGCCATCGGCATCCTGAAGTTCATGCAACGGCCCGCCTGCGCGGTGATGAAGCACTGCAACCCCTCGGGCGTGGCCATCGAGGTGGACGGCCAGTCCCTGGCGGAGGTTTACCTGCGCGCACGCGACGCCGACGCCCAGGCGGCATTCGGCAGCGTGGTGGCGTTCAACCGCGAGGTGGACGGCGACACGGCGGCGGAGATCATGCAGACCATCGTCGAGGGCGTGGTGGCGCCGGGCTACACACCGGAGGCGCTGGAGGCCTTCAACAACGCGGACCGGTTCAAGAAGAACCGGGACATCCGCATCCTCCAGACCCCGGATTTCGCGCGCCTGCCCAAGTATCTGGAGGACGGCGCGAACGCCTGGGAGATGAAGATATTCGACGACGGCAGCGTGGTCCTCGCCCAGCCCTATCTGTCCCGCGTGAAGTCCGTGGCGGACCTCGTCCCCGCCTACAACGACCACGCGAAAAAGGGCCGGATTGACATCGCGCGGCAGGCCACCCCCCGCGAACTCGACGACCTGCTCTTCGCCTGGTACGTGAACATCCATGTCCGGTCAAACGGCGTGGTCATCGCGCGCAACGGCCAGACCCTGGCCGTGGGCACGGGCGAGCAGGACCGGGTGGGCGCGGTGCAGCAGGCCATTGCCAAGGCGGGCGCGAAGTACAAGGGGGCCGAGTCCCTCAACGGCGCCGTCATGGCGTCGGACGGGTTCTTCCCCTTCCGCGACGCCGTGGACTCCGCCACGGGCGCGGGCATCTCCGCCATCGCCCAGCCCGGCGGCAGCATGAACGACTACGAGGCCATCGAGGCCTGCAACGAGGCCGGCGCCGCCATGGTCTTCACCCTCGAGCGCTGCTTCTCGCACCACTGACAAGCGCAAGAAGCCGTTCAGCCGCCGAAAAGTTTCCGGAATGCGGCGGGGTCGTCCAGTTGCGGCAGCCCCTCGGCCACGAACTGCGCCACCTCGTCGTCAGTGATGGCCGGGGCGCCGCCGGACGAACCGGGGATGTCGGGGGTGTTGCCGTTGAAAAAGCCCATCTGCATCAGGCGCGCCATGATCTCGGCCAACTGCCCGCCGCGCGGGGCGTCACCGGTACCCTCCGAGAAAAGACTCTTGTCCAGGGGAATCATCCGGTCCTTGAACAGCACGGACCACTCCCGGCACGACTGGCACACCACCAGCGCCAGCACGTCGGACGGCAGCGGCGGTATTTCAATGCTCGTGTGCCGGCAGTGGGGGCAGTATATTGTCTTGCGCATCGTCAAACTCCGGGAACAAATGCAAGTTCCTGCGCTACTGTAGGCGCGCCGGAAGGGCGTTGTCAATGTCCGCCGCAAACCGCCGCGGCGCTTGCAATGAAACAACCGAGCATGACATAGTCACACCGGATTTTGGCGTGTTTTTTTGTAAAAAGGACCTTTTTTTCATGCCCGAGGAACCGACAGACTCCTGCCGCCCCGGAAAGGCGCCCGTGTGCGTCGGGCGCGTTTCCATCGCGGCGGTGTTCCTGCTCGCGCTGCTGCTGCGCCTGCCCGGCCTGGGACGGCCCGCCTGGATTGACGAGGTCATCACCCTCGAATGGGCCGCGAGGCCCTATGCGGAGATATTCGCGGGGAACATCACCCCCTTCATGACCGCCACGGCCCGGACCATGCTCCTGCTTTTCGGGTCGGAGGCCATGGCGGACGAGATGACGGTGCGGCTGCCCCATCTGGTCTTCGGCATGGCCGGGATATTCGCCCTGTATGTGTTCCTGCGCCGCGCCTTCGGCTTTTTGCCCGCCTTGGCGGCGGCGCTCTTTCTGGCGACACTGCCCCGCCATGCGGCGTACAGCCAGGAGGCGCGCTATTACGCCTTCGCCATGCTGGCGCAGACGGGGCTGATTGCCGCCGTCTTCATGACGGTTCGGCGCTTCCGGCCCGCCGCGCTGGCCCTGGTGTTCGCCTCCACCGCCCTCGGCATCTTCAACCACCTCTCCTTCGTGTTTGCCCTGGCCGCGCTGGCGGGGGTTGGCGGCGTCCTGCTGCTGTTGAAAAAAGACGCGCCCCGGCCGGTCCGCCTGCGGCGGGCGGCGCTGTTCGGGCTGGTGTGCGCGGCGGGGGTGGGCGCGGCGCTCACGCCGTCCATGGCCTTCTCCGAGTCGGGACGGTTCCAGAAGGTCCTCGGCATGCTCCATCTGACCGGCGCCGCGCCCCTTTCCGACGCCCTGGCGGATGACATGGCGGAGGAGGACGCGCCGCCGCCGAACCCCAAATTCCGCCTTGAATGGGGCGCCTACTGGGGGGACTACCTGCCATACCATTATCTCGGCGCGCGCCGCGCCGCGGTCTTCTACCCCTCCCTGCTCCTCGCCGTCGGCGGGCTGCTCTGGCTGTTATTCCACCACCGCGCTTTGGCGTTCCTGCTGGGCGCGCTGATGCTGGTCCACACCCCCTTCTTTTTCATTGACGCGGGCCACACCTGGTCGCCGCGCTATTTTGTGGTGCAGATTGTGGCCCTGGCCATGCTTTCAGGGTTTGGCGTGGTCGGACTGGCCGAACGCTTCCAGCGCCGCCGCGCCGCCGTCTTCGGGGTGGCGCTGCTGTACGCGGCGTTCCTCTGCCTCGGGCGCGCGCCGGCCTACGAACTGCGTCACAGCAGCCACACGGACCTGGGCATGAAAGAGGTGGCCCGGACATTGGCGCGCGAGGCCCTGCCCCGAGACACCATTGCCATTGTGGGCGCGCAGTGGGGGTGGCGGCCCAGCCGGGTGCTGAAGTATTACCTGGAGCGGGAACTGGCGCAGAACCCTTCCCTGTGGTCCGGGTTGTCTTTTGCGGATTGCCGGGAACTTGCGGACCTGGACCGGGCGCTGGCGGCCCGCGCGCCGAACGCCAATGTCTGGGTGCTCTCGCAGGGCGCGGAGAAGTGGCCCGCCGGGGTGGCGCAATTGGCCCAGGGTCCGGCGGAGACCGTGGCGGACGCCGGGTTGTCGCTGCTGTGGGTGTACGGCTGCGGCACGGTAAACCTGCTGGGCGGGGGCGATTTTGAGGAGCCCCTTGACGGGCTGGAAATGCCCAAGGAGGGTGTGCTGGTTTCCGGGGACGAGGCCTATGGCGGGGGCCGCTCCTTCCGGGCGGACGTGTCCCCGGACAAGGATGTGGAAAAGCGGCCCATGCCCACGGTCTGGTTTTCCCCCGTCCGCGACCCGCAGGGCAGCCCCGGCCCGGCGGTCCTGGAGGACGGCGTGACTTATAGCCTCTCCCTCCGCCTGAAATGCGCGGACCTGCTGCCGGGCAAGTTTCCCTCGCGTGTGCTCCGGGTCATGGTCAGCGGCCGCGAACCCTCGGGAAAGAGTTATTTCGGGGATTTCCTCCGCATCAGCGGCACCCATGACTGGCGGCGCTACGAGGTGCAACTGGTGCCGGGGCTGAACCTGCCCTCCGGCCTGCGCGACATCAAGGTGGGCGTTGGCAACCGGGGCGGCTCGGGCACGTTCTGGGTGGACAATCTCCAGTTGGAGAAACAGCCCCGGCCAACGCCGTTCACCCGGAGCGCGCGCACGGACCCGTCCGGCGGGGGCGGCTGATGTCCCCGAATCGGGAGGCGGGTGCGCGCGGATTGTGGGCGCGGCTTGCCGCCCTGCTTCCACTGCTCCTGCTGCTCGCCGCCGCGTGCCTGCTCCGTTTTCCCGGACTCTCGCGCCCCTTCTGGATTGACGAGATCATCACCATCCGCACCGCGTCCCAGGGCGTGCCCGACATCATGGCCCAGCGTTCCACGCCGCTGGTCTTTCTCCTGGCCAAATGGTCTTTGGCCTTTTCCACAACCACCGGTCTGCCGTCAGAACTGGCCCTGCGGACGCCGCATCTTCTGGCGGGCCTCGCCGCCATGGCCCTTTTATTCCTGCTCCTTCTCCGGCGGCAGGGCGTGGTCGCCGCCACCGTGGCGGCCGCCGTGCTGGCCTTCTCCCCGGCGCACGCGGCGCACAGCGTGGAGGCGCGCTATTACGCGCCGCTGATGCTGCTCGTGCCCCTGCTTGTGGCGGCGGCGGAGCGCGCCCTTGAAAGCGGGCGGCGCCGTGACTGGGCGGCGCTGTTTGCCGTCTCCGCCATCGGCGCCTTTCTGCACCTGCTGTTTCTGTACTGCCTTGCCCTTGTGCTGGCGGGCATGCTCGTTTATGGGGTGTTTGCCGGCCCCGTCCGAACCCTCCCTAAAAGGGCGCTTCCGCCACTTTTGTGCGGGGCGGCGGTGGCCGCGCTTTTCCTGGCCGTGCTGCTCCTCGGCAGTTCCGGCGACGGGGCGCGGCGCGTCCTCTACCTGCTGCATCTGGCATCGCCCCCGGAAAGCGTCCAGGCCGTGGACGGGCTTCCCGTGCCGCTTGAGATGCAGGGGCTGAAGTTCATGCTGACACCGGAGAGATACCGGCTCTATGTCCGGTCCCTCATGCCTGAACCGCAGGGGCGCTGGCTGGCGATTCTGGCGGGCCTGGCGTTGGCGGGTATGGCCCCCGCATGGAGGGGGCGGCGGCGCATGCTCGCGGTGGCCCTGCCGCTGTTGGCGTTGTTTCCACTGCCGTTCTTCCTTTTTCACACCAGCCACTGGTGGACGGCGCGGTATTTCACGCCGCAGATTCCGGTGCTCGCCCTGATGGCCGGACTGGGCGCGGGCTGGCTCTTCAGTCTCCTCGCGCGCATGCTTTCAGTCCGTGCCCGTCCATGTTTGTCCGCGTTGCCCTTTGGCCCCCTCGCACGTGGGTTTTCAGTCCGTGTTCGTCTGTGTTTGTCCGTGTTCTCCTTCGGCCCCCTGGCGTGCAGGTTGTCGGCGGCGGGCGGTGTCGCCGCATGCGCCCTCTCCCTGGCGCTGGCCGGGGCGGCGCTGGCGCGCGGCGACGCGCTCTTTGGCCGCGACATTTACCGCGACATGCCCCACTTCGGCATGCGGGAAGCCGCGCGTGGGGTGGCGCGGGGCGCCGCGCCGGGGGACACGGTTGTCTTCGCGCCCCACCCGGCGCAGCGCTGGTATCCGGCGGACATTTTCGAGTACTACTTCAGGACCGGCGGCGGCCCCGAAGGCGTGCGGACGGTTCACTGCGATGAGCCGGACTGTGCGGCGGGGGAACTGGACGAAAACGTGGAGAACACCGTCTGGGTGGTGACGCCCAACACGGAAAAACTGCGGTGGCTGGCACGCGTGGTGCGCGCCAAGTCCGACATTCAGGGCATCAACGCCCTCCTGACCCTTGCCTGCGGAACCCCGGCATCTTTTGAGGACTCCCTGCTATGGACACGGCCCGCCGGGCATGAATGGCGTGACAGGCTGGCGCGCCTGGACGCCCTGCGACTGTTTCCCGCCGGGGACGCGCCCGGCGTGGCGGCGCGGCTGCGGCTTGAACCGGGCACAGCACTTGAGGAAGGCGGCGGTGGGGAGGAACCGTCGGTCCGT
This portion of the Candidatus Hydrogenedentota bacterium genome encodes:
- a CDS encoding YfhO family protein — translated: MLTPKHLRLENWACAALLAASALLFVAPFPWRGGVPVEMDGLLGLAPWSEARTPGTGAGSAGEIGVTAQRHYPWHAHLRRAVQSRELPLWNPHEGFGAPFFAVWRTRVLSPFSLPFYLFFLPLTTAFSLSILLKLMVAGWMAYYAARRLALAPPFALLVGIAYQSGAPLLGLSAEPIADAMPWFPLVLFWTQCLLVGSPGAWPRLGGVLALIALGGSPETLTAVLLFLLVLPVAYRLRTRHIRSVTGVYAGLAGATVLCLALVAVQWLPYVEYRSESLPTMASSFGTLPAADLSAFLLAPLRTHADTPARAVQFLHPGMVAALLSSLWFAVRPHAGKRRRRLLETLLAASGLFLLIPLCIGRLLESGHGLPLPRSEHFLVPWALAWAFLAAAAAEEWIHLDAAGCKAALRRFFMALGVLLAVFVLAGGLSLRMRGMTAGPAVWAALLCALAVAALVVATAVRPSPKLLGYGLCLAVLLSGLWALGPVRHFTPAASVFPGTTFIAALREAESRVAGSGALKAWPLAAHGIPQVHNPAGITLRRYRQFMDAAEGNPAIMRRGAAGALLLTRQDIQGAYAALRPTLNIQEVFPSGAILLRDLAAKPRARMIYAGRRVDRFNPDLLKMDGLPQIEGGQLPDKDGGPAAEAVIIPPERSNRVAVRTGQTRPGVLVLADAWYPGWRATVDGEPAVMVPVDGLFRGVEVGEGAHEVVFEFRPLSVRAGFWISLGGVVILLVLTRPARKRD
- a CDS encoding IMP cyclohydrolase — protein: MADQDLKKMYRTRTEGNFPETVEILGRAYEKVDDLRYGTNPHQPAAFYRPAGAEGLVLGAHKTLKTGKGGLSQTNLEDMQHAIGILKFMQRPACAVMKHCNPSGVAIEVDGQSLAEVYLRARDADAQAAFGSVVAFNREVDGDTAAEIMQTIVEGVVAPGYTPEALEAFNNADRFKKNRDIRILQTPDFARLPKYLEDGANAWEMKIFDDGSVVLAQPYLSRVKSVADLVPAYNDHAKKGRIDIARQATPRELDDLLFAWYVNIHVRSNGVVIARNGQTLAVGTGEQDRVGAVQQAIAKAGAKYKGAESLNGAVMASDGFFPFRDAVDSATGAGISAIAQPGGSMNDYEAIEACNEAGAAMVFTLERCFSHH
- a CDS encoding glycosyltransferase family 39 protein — its product is MPEEPTDSCRPGKAPVCVGRVSIAAVFLLALLLRLPGLGRPAWIDEVITLEWAARPYAEIFAGNITPFMTATARTMLLLFGSEAMADEMTVRLPHLVFGMAGIFALYVFLRRAFGFLPALAAALFLATLPRHAAYSQEARYYAFAMLAQTGLIAAVFMTVRRFRPAALALVFASTALGIFNHLSFVFALAALAGVGGVLLLLKKDAPRPVRLRRAALFGLVCAAGVGAALTPSMAFSESGRFQKVLGMLHLTGAAPLSDALADDMAEEDAPPPNPKFRLEWGAYWGDYLPYHYLGARRAAVFYPSLLLAVGGLLWLLFHHRALAFLLGALMLVHTPFFFIDAGHTWSPRYFVVQIVALAMLSGFGVVGLAERFQRRRAAVFGVALLYAAFLCLGRAPAYELRHSSHTDLGMKEVARTLAREALPRDTIAIVGAQWGWRPSRVLKYYLERELAQNPSLWSGLSFADCRELADLDRALAARAPNANVWVLSQGAEKWPAGVAQLAQGPAETVADAGLSLLWVYGCGTVNLLGGGDFEEPLDGLEMPKEGVLVSGDEAYGGGRSFRADVSPDKDVEKRPMPTVWFSPVRDPQGSPGPAVLEDGVTYSLSLRLKCADLLPGKFPSRVLRVMVSGREPSGKSYFGDFLRISGTHDWRRYEVQLVPGLNLPSGLRDIKVGVGNRGGSGTFWVDNLQLEKQPRPTPFTRSARTDPSGGGG
- a CDS encoding glycosyltransferase family 39 protein — translated: MSPNREAGARGLWARLAALLPLLLLLAAACLLRFPGLSRPFWIDEIITIRTASQGVPDIMAQRSTPLVFLLAKWSLAFSTTTGLPSELALRTPHLLAGLAAMALLFLLLLRRQGVVAATVAAAVLAFSPAHAAHSVEARYYAPLMLLVPLLVAAAERALESGRRRDWAALFAVSAIGAFLHLLFLYCLALVLAGMLVYGVFAGPVRTLPKRALPPLLCGAAVAALFLAVLLLGSSGDGARRVLYLLHLASPPESVQAVDGLPVPLEMQGLKFMLTPERYRLYVRSLMPEPQGRWLAILAGLALAGMAPAWRGRRRMLAVALPLLALFPLPFFLFHTSHWWTARYFTPQIPVLALMAGLGAGWLFSLLARMLSVRARPCLSALPFGPLARGFSVRVRLCLSVFSFGPLACRLSAAGGVAACALSLALAGAALARGDALFGRDIYRDMPHFGMREAARGVARGAAPGDTVVFAPHPAQRWYPADIFEYYFRTGGGPEGVRTVHCDEPDCAAGELDENVENTVWVVTPNTEKLRWLARVVRAKSDIQGINALLTLACGTPASFEDSLLWTRPAGHEWRDRLARLDALRLFPAGDAPGVAARLRLEPGTALEEGGGGEEPSVRVFVPGDAPEQGRPTPTFWLNLTEAALPRLEGAEVFLLSFEVKCLDVAAGANPARTGRVMAAAAGFWRDVYFISGTCDWREERLVLFRGEELPGELKGLRFGFGNRGGTGTFWIRNVRLYPLRDDGGAARTGAETVFNE